AGCTCGATGCCGGCGACGGCGGCAGGCAGGTCGCCTCGAACATGAAGTCGATGGCCCAGGCCGCCGTCTATGCCGAGGCCTGGCCGCGCGGCATCGCGGTCGAGGGCCGGCTGGTCGGCTTCCTGATGCTCTACGACCCCAGCCTGACGCCGACGCCCGAGGAGCCCGAGTTCGCGCTGTGGCGCCTGATGATCGACCAGCGTGAGCAGGGCCGCGGCCATGGCGCGGCGGCGGTGCGGGCGCTGATCGAGCATGTGCGCGGGCGCCCCGGCGCCGAGGCACTGTACCTCAGCTATGTGCAGGACAGCGCCAAGGCGGCGGCGGCCGAGCGCTTCTACCGTTCGCTGGGTTTTGCGCCGACCGGCGAGATCGACGATGGCGAGGTGGTGATGCGGCTCAGTCTGTCCGCACAAAGCGCAGCGGCCCCCTGACCGTGCGGCGGCGCAGCGCCGTCACCGGCGAGGCCAGTGCCGCCGCGGCCTCGTCCGAGCTCAGCGCCTCCTTGATCAGCGCCGCCAGCTCCGGCATCTCGGCCGGGCCGAAGCCCAGGCGCACGATCTCCGGCACGCCCAGGCGCAGGCCGTTGACCTCGCCCTCGATGGCCGGCACTCGCGCCAGCGGCAGGCCGATGCCGCAGGCCAGCAGCCGCGCGCGCGCCAGGCGCCGCGCCGCGGCCTGGCCGCCGCCCCATGGCGCGGCCTCGATCGCCAGCTGGTGCGATTCGGTGCCACCGCGCTCGCGCGCGAACACCGGCAGGCCCAGGCCGGCCAGGTCGGCGGCCAGCGCGCGGGCGGTCAGCTGCATGGCGCGGCCATAGGCCGCGCCATGCTCGACCCAGTCCAGCAGGCCCAGCGCCAGCGCCGCGGTCTTGCCGGCGTCGAAGTTGGCGGTCAGGCCCGGGTAGGCGATCGCCTCCAGCCGTTCGGCCAGCTCGGCATCGTTGCCGACGATCAGGCCGCCGGGCGGGCCGCCCAGGCTCTTGTAGGTGCTCATCGTCATCACCTGCGCGCCCTGGGCCAGCGGGTTGGCCCAGGTGCCGCCGGCGATCATGCCGCTCAGATGGGCGGCGTCGAACATCAGCCTGGCGCCGACCGCGTCGGCGATCTCGCGCACCTGCGCCACCGGATGCGCGAACAGGTTCAGGCTGCCGCCCAGGGTGATCAGCTTGGGCTTCACCTCGCGGGCCAGGCGCGCCAGCGCGGCCACGTCGATGCTGTAGCCATCCGCATGCACCGGCGCCGGCACGGTGCGCAGGCCGTAGAGCCCGGCCGCGCCGGCCGCATGGTGGGTGACATGGCCGCCGATCTCGGCCGGCGGCGCGATGATGGTGTCGCCAGGCCGGCAGCAGGCCATGAAGACATAGAGATTGGCCAGTGCGCCGGAGCCGACGCGGACCTCGGCATGGCGCGCGCCGAACACCCGCGCCGCCAGCTCGGCCGCCAGCACCTCGATGCGCTCGATCGCCTCCAGCCCCATCTCGTACTTGTCGCCGGGGTAGCCCAGCGAGGCGCGCGTGCCCAGGCCGGCGGCCAGCAGGGCCTCGGCGCGCGGATTCATCACATTGCTGGCCGGGTTCAGGTTCAGGCCGTCCTGATCGTGGATGCGGTGGTTCTCCAGCACCAGGCGGTGCAGCTCGCCGTCCAGGCCGGCCGCATCCAGCGCGGCGGCCTCGGCGGCGATGCCCTGCACATGACGGTCGATCGCGGGGGCGAGCCAGGGGCGGGGCGAGAGCTGGGGCATGGTGGTCGGCGGGCGCTGGGGTCGGGTCTTGATGCTGGGGCCGGCCGGCCATCCGCTCAAGCAAGTTATTCTTGCCCTCGGCCCTAGAAAATCTAGGCCTGAACGAGCATCGCCATGGCCGTCCAACCCCCCAGTCCCCGCCTGCCGCCCTTCCTGGCGCTGCGCGCCTTCGAGGCCGCGGCGCGGCACCAGAGCTTCGCGCGCGCCGCCGAGGAGCTGTGTGTGACGCCGGCGGCGATCGCGGCCCAGGTCAAGAGCCTGGAGGCCTGGCTGGGCCGGCCGCTGTTCGAGCGTCGCAGCCAGGGCCTGCACCTGCTGCCGCAGGCGGCCGAAGCGCTGCCGCCGCTGGCCATCGCGCTGGACCAACTGGGCCAGGCGGTGCAGGGCCTGCGCAGCCGAGCCGGCGCCGCGCGCCTGCATATCGCGGCGCTGCCGGCCCTGGCTCAGCTGTGGATCGCGCCGCTGCTGCCGGCGTTGCGGCGCGAGCTGCCGGCGCTGGAGCTGTCGCTGTCGGCGCTGGAGGCGCCGCCCAACTTCAACCGCGAGGCCTATGACCTGGCGCTGTTCTACGCGCCGCGCCTGCCGACCCGCGGCTGCCAGCGCCTGGTGCTGGCGCGCGACGCGCTGCTGCCGGTCTGCAGCCCGGCGCTGCTGGGGCCGGGCGGCGCGGCGCCGGCGCTGGCCGAGGCGGTGCTGCTGCACGACAGCGTCTGGGCGCAGGACTGGGCACGCTGGCTGAAGGCGGCCGGGCGCGGCGATGTGGCCGCGCATGCGGGGCCACGCTTCTCGCTCTACAGCGTCGCGCTGCAGGCGGCGCTGGCGGGGCAGGGCGTGCTGATGGGGCGCGAGCGCCTGGTGGCGCCGCTGCTGGCCGAGGGGCGGCTGGTCGCGCCCTGGCCGCAGCGCCTGCCGCTGCCCGAGAGCATCGACCTGCTGCTGCCTCAGCCGCGCGCGGCGCATGAGCCGACCCTCGCCCTGGTCTGCGCGCTGCAGCGCCTGGGCGGCGCGGGGTCATGCGAAGATGGCCCGCCCCTCCCGCAGTAGCAAGAAGAAAGAAAGGACGCCCCATGATCAAGACCCGTGCCGCCGTCGCCTGGAAGGCCGGCGCCCCGCTGACCATCGAAGAGGTGCAGCTCGACGGCCCGCGCGCCGGCGAGGTGCTGGTCGAGGTCAAGGCCACCGGCATCTGTCATACCGACTACTACACGCTGTCCGGCGCCGATCCTGAGGGCATCTTCCCGGCCATCCTGGGCCATGAGGGCGCGGGCGTGGTGCTGGAGGTGGGCGAGGGCGTCACCTGGCTGAAGCCCGGCGACCATGTGATTCCCCTGTACACGCCGGAATGCCGCCAGTGCAAGTTCTGCCTGTCGCGCAAGACCAATCTCTGCCAGGCGATCCGCAGCACCCAGGGCAAGGGCCTGATGCCCGACGGCAGCGCGCGCTTCTCGATCGACGGCAAGCCGATCTTCCACTACATGGGCACCTCGACCTTCGCGAACCACATCGTGGTGCCAGGTATTGCCCTGGCCAAGATCCGCGAGGACGCGCCCTTCGACAAGGTCTGCTACATCGGCTGCGGCGTCACCACCGGCGTCGGCGCCGTGCTGTTCACCGCCAAGGTGGAGGCGGGCGCCAACGTCGTGGTGTTCGGCCTGGGCGGCATCGGCCTGAACGTGATCCAGGGCGCCAAGATGGTGGGCGCCGACAAGATCATCGGCGTCGACTTGAACCCCAAGCGCGAGGCGCTGGCGCGCCAGTTCGGCATGACCCACTTCGTCAACCCGAAGGAGGTGCCGAATCTGGTCGACCATATCGTGCAGCTGACCGACGGCGGTGCCGACTACAGCTTCGAGTGCATCGGCAACACCCAGGTCATGCGCGACGCGCTGGAATGCACGCACAAGGGCTGGGGCCGCAGCATCATCATCGGCGTGGCCGAGGCCGGCGCCGAGATCTCGACGCGCCCCTTCCAGCTGGTGACCGGCCGCAAATGGGAAGGCAGCGCCTTCGGCGGCGCGCGCGGCCGCACCGATGTGCCCAAGATCGTCGACTGGTACATGGACGGCAAGCTCAATATCGACGCGCTGATCACCCACAAGCTGAAGCTGGAGCAGATCAACGAGGGCTTCGAGCTGATGAAGCGCGGCGACTCGATCCGCTCGGTGGTGGAGTTCTGATGAGCCTGGAGCTGCTCAGCGAGCATGGCTCCTTCGGCGGCGTGCAGCGCTTCTACAAGCATGCCTCCGCCGAGATCGGCCTGCCCATGCGCTTCGCGCTCTACCTGCCGCCCGAGCCGAAGGCGCTGCTGGTCTATCTGGCGGGTCTGACCTGCACCGAGGAGACCTTCACGATGAAGGCCGGCGCTCAGGCGCTGGCGGCCGAGCTGGGCCTGGCCCTCTTGATGCCCGACACCAGCCCGCGCGGCGCGAATGCACCGGGCGAGAGCGAGGCCTGGGACTTCGGCGTCGGCGCGGGCTTCTATCTGGACGCGACGCGCGAGCCCTGGGCGCGCCACTGGCGCATGGAGAGCTATCTGCTGCGGGAGCTGCTGCCGCAGGTGCAGCGCGAGTTCCGCCTCGATCCGGCGCGCTGCGGCATCTTCGGCCATTCGATGGGCGGCCATGGCGCGCTGACCCTGGCGCTGCGCCATCCGGGCCGCTTCGCCTCGGTCTCGGCCTTCGCGCCGATCGCCGCGCCGACGCGCTGCCCCTGGGGGCACAAGGCCTTCACGGGCTATCTGGGCGAGGACCAAGAAGCCTGGGCCGCGCATGACGCCAGCGCGCTGATGGCGGCCCGCAAGACGGCGCCCTATCCGGGCGGCATCCTGATCGACCAGGGCCTGGCGGACAAGTTCCTGGCCGAGCAGCTGCATCCGGAGGCCTTCGAGGCGGCCTGCGCGCAGGCGGGGCAAGCCCTGACCCTGCGCCGGCATCCGGGCTACGACCATGGCTATTACTTCATCGCCAGCTTCGTCGACGACCATCTGCGCCACCATGCGGCGCAGCTGCTGCAAGCCTGAGGCATCTTTCCATCATGCGCATCGCCCTGCTCTCCGACATCCACGGCAACCTGCCGGCGCTGGAGGCCGTGGTGGCCGACATCCGGCGGCGCGGCGCGGACCTGATCGTCAACCTGGGCGACAGCCTTTCCGGCCCGCTGCTGGCGCGCGAGACCGCGCAATACCTGATGGCCGAGGGCTGGCCGACCTTGGCCGGCAACCATGAGCGGCAGATTCTCGAGATCACGCCCGAGCGGCCCGGCGGCGCCTCGGACGCCCATGCCCGCGCGCAGCTGGGCGCGGCCGAACTGGCCTGGCTGGGTTCGCTGCCCGGCACCCTGCGGCTGAACGATGAGGTGTTCCTCTGCCATGGCACGCCGCGCAGCGATCTCGAGTATTTCCTCGAGTCGGTGGCGGCGCCGGGCGTCCGCGTCGCCGAGGCGGCCGAGGTCGCCGAACGCCTGGCCGGCGAGACCGCCGCGGTGGTCGCCTGCGGCCACACCCATGTGCCGCGCGCGCTGCGCAGCGCCGCGGGCCAGCTGCTGCTGAACCCGGGCAGCGTCGGACTGCAGGCCTATGACGACGACCAGCCGCGATTCCACCGGGTCGAGACGGGTTCGACCGATGCCCGCTATGCGCTGCTCGAGCGCGACGCGGCGGGCCGCTGGGGCTGCGCGCTGCATGCGCTGCCCTATGACTTCCGGGCGATGGCTGCGCTGGCGCGCCGCAACGGCCGGCCGGACTGGGAGCGCGCGCTGCTGAGCGGCTATATGCCGCGCTGAAGCGGCTCAGCCCTCTGGCTTGTCCAGATTGGCCCGCACCCGGCGCAGCAGCGCCAGCAACTGCTCGCGCTCGGCCGCCGGCAGGCCGGCCACCGCCTTGGCCGACAGGCGCCGCGCCTGTTGGCGCAGATGGCCCAGCACCGCGCGGCCGGCCTCGGTGGCTTGCAGCCGCACATTGCGGCGGTCGTCCGGATCGGGCTCGCCGTCCAGCAGGCCGCGCTCGCGTAGGCCCTTGATCAGGCGCGCCAGCTGCGCCTTGTCGCGGCCGGTGTCGCCGGCCAGCTGGCTCTGCGTGGCGCCGGGATGACGGTCGAAGTAGCCCAGCACCTTGCTTTCCATATGCGTGATGTCATGCGGCCCGTCGCGCAGCGCCTGGTACTGCTGCGAGCGGTACTGGTGCATCACGATGTGCACCAGCTCCAGCACATCGTCCTCGTCGCGGGCCGGCGGCGCACGGCCCTTGACCCTGTCGGGTAAATGGTTGACATTGTCTACTGGTTTGCGCATGATGGGTGATATTGTCAACCATATTGCAGGGAGCGGCCATGGCCAGCGAAGAACGTCCCGAGAACCAGACCGGTGGCAGCCGCGTGCAGCGCGTGCGCCACGAGATCAAGCGGCGCGAGCTGCAGGTCAAGCGCGTCGCCGCGCTGAGCCCGCATCTGCGTGCGATCACCCTGACCGGCGAGGATCTGCCGGGTTTCCACAGCCCGTCCTTCGACGATCACATCAAGTTGTTCTTCGCGCCCGCCGCCGAGGGCGAGGAGGGCCAGCGGCGCGACTACACGCCGCGCCATTACGACCCGGTGGCCAACGAGCTGACCCTGGAGTTCGCGCTGCATGGCGACGGCCCGGCGGCAGGCTGGGCGGCCGCGGCGCAGCCGGGTTCGCGGCTGACGATCGCCGGCCCGCGTGGCTCCTTCATCATCCCGACCGACTATGACTGGCATCTGCTGGTCGGCGACGAGACCGCGCTGCCGGCGATCTCGCGCCGCCTGGAGGAGCTGCCGGCCGGCGCCCGCGTGATCGTCGTGCTGAACCTGCCCGACCCGGCCGACCGCCGCGCGCTGGCCAGCGCCGCCGCGCTGGAGCTGCACTGGGTGGCCAGCGATGCCGAGCTGCTGGAAGCGGTGCGCGCGCTGCCGCTGCCGGGCGGCGAGGGCTATGCCTGGTGCGCTGGCGAGGCCGGCGCGATGGCCGCGCTGCGCAAGCTGCTGGTCGAGGAGAAGGGCCATGACCGCCACGCGATCCGCGCCGCGGCCTACTGGAAGCGCGGCGCGATCGCGCATCACGAGAACCTCGAAGACCCGAGCTGAGGAGGGCCCGCACGATGCGTTACCTGCCCCTGAACGACGAGCTCTACAACTATGTGCTGGCGCATTCGCTGCGCGAGCATCCGGCCCAGGCGGGGCTGCGCGAGGCCACCCGCGCGCACCGCTATGCCGGCATGCAGATCGCGCCGGAGCAGGGCGCGCTGATGGCCCTGCTGGTGCAGCTGATCGGCGCGCGCCGCGCGATCGAGATCGGCGTGTTCACCGGCTACAGCGCGCTCGCGGTCGCGCTGGCGCTGCCGCAGGACGGCCATCTGCTGGCCTGCGACATCAGCGAGGAATACACCGCGATCGGCCGGCCCTTCTGGGCCGAGGCCGGCGTCGCCGACAAGATCGAGCTGCGCCTGGCGCCGGCCCTGCAGACCCTCGATGCGGCCCTGGCCGCCGGCGCGGCCGGCAGCTACGACTTCGCCTTCATCGACGCCGACAAGGTCGGCTACGACGGCTACTACGAGCGCTGCCTGGCGCTGCTGCGTCCGGGCGGCCTGATCGCGGTGGACAACACCCTGTGGGGCGGCGCGGTGGCGCGCCCCGCCGAATCGGCCGACACGCGGGCGCTGCAGGCCTTCAACAGCAAGCTGCATGCCGATGCGCGCGTCGACATGGTGCTGCTGCCCTTCAGCGACGGCCTGAGCCTGGCGCGCAAGCGTTAGCGGCTCAGGCGCGGGCGGTGACCCGGCGGCGGTACAGCGCCAGCCCGCCCAGGCCCAGGGCCCACAGCGCGACGCTGGCCGGCTCCGGCACGGCCAGCGCGTACATCGCGTCGGCCAGCTTGGCATGCGCCAGCGTCGTGGGGTGGATCGAATCGTAGTACAGCGAGGTCGCCGGGTTGCAGCCCAGGGTCGGGGCGCCGCAGGCGTCGACCAGATTGCTGAAACCGGAGGCCGGGCCCTGGTCCACGATCTGGTTCAGCAGGCCGTAGATGTCGAAGGTCTGCACGCCCTCGCCGGCCAGGCGCGAGGCCAGGGCCGAGTTCATCATCTGCGAGAAGCTGGTCGCCAGGCCCGCGGCGCCGGCGCCGTAGCTGCGCGCCAGCGGCGTATGACCAAAGTTTGGCGTGTTCCAGACGATGATGCGGCGCGCGCCGGCGGCCTGCAGGCCGTCGACGATCTGGCCGATGTCGCGCGCATAGTCGCCGGCCAGCTTCGCACCCTCGGTGGCCGCATCGGCCCCGCCCAGCACCGCGTCCATCGAGGCGCGCACATTGTTGCCGCCGCTCGCCACCACATAGAGTGCGTTCGGGTCGGCCACGCCGCCGGTGTTGCCCAGGAACATGCCCAGCTGGGTGTTCAGCGCGTAGGGGAAACCGTTGGGCAGGCCGTTGCCGGGGTTGTGGGGGCCGGGCTTGCTGGTCTCGGAGCCGCCGAAGGCGTAGTTGCTGCCGCCCCGCAGCGAGGGCGTGGCCGACAGGCCCAGGCGCGGGGCCAGGTATTGCGTCCAGACCTGGCCGTTGCTGTAGGTGCCGCTGCCGAAATAGGGGCTGGTGGAGAAGTCGCGGTTGCCGGCCAGCACGCGGTTCGGATCGGGGGGCACGAGCACCGCGTTGTTGCCGCTGTCCGACAGGCTGTCGCCGAAGACAACGAGATTGGAATAGGCCTGGGCCTGCAGGGCGGCCGTGGCCAGCAGCAGGCCGCCGAGCAGGCGCGCGCAGGCATGGGTGGTAGACGGGGTCTTCATCGACTGGTTTCTCCCTGGATATCGGATGGCCGGCGGCGGTGGCACGGCATGACGCTGTTTGTTGCGTCGCAGCAAGCATTCCGAGTCACCCCTAGCTTGTCAACCCGGGACTGCGGGGATAGCCAAGTCGGCGGTCGGAGACAATCGCGCCCATGGCAGTCCTTTCCCTTACCAATGCCCATCTCGCCTTCGGCCATGTGCCGCTGCTGGACGGAGCCAATTTCGCCCTCGAAACCGGCGAGCGCGTCGGCCTGATCGGCCGCAACGGCACCGGCAAGTCCTCCTTGCTGAAGATCCTGGCCGGCATCGAGAAGCTGGACGACGGCCTGCTGCAGCTGCAGCAGGGCCTGACCACGGTCTATGTGCCGCAGGAGCCGCTGCTGCGGCCCGAGGCGACGATCTTCGAGGTGGTCAGCGAGGGCGTGGCCGAGGCCAAGAGCCTGCGCGAGCGCTACGAGCGCCACGACGAGAACGACGACCTGGCCTGGGTGCAGGAGCGCATCGAGCAGATCGGTGCCTGGAACTGGGAGCAGCGCGTCGACGAGACCCTGCACCGCCTGGGCCTGGACGGCGAGCGCGTCGTCGGCGCCCTGTCCGGCGGCCTGAAGAAGCGGGTGGCGCTGGCGCGCGCGCTGGTGGCGCAGCCGGACGTGCTGCTGCTGGACGAGCCGACCAACCACCTGGACCTGGACGCGATCCGCTGGCTGGAGGAGCTGTTGAACAGCTTCAAGGGCTCGCTGCTGCTGATCACCCACGACCGCGCCTTCCTGGACAACGTCGCCAACCGCATCGTCGAGCTGGACCGCGGGCAGCTGCGCGGCTATCCGGGCAACTTCGCCGCCTTCCAGGCCGCCAAGGCCTATGAGCTGGAGAACGAGGCGCTGGCGAATGCCCGCTTCGACAAGCTGCTGGCCCAGGAAGAGGTATGGATCCGCAAGGGCGTCGAGGCGCGCCGCACCCGCTCGGTGGCGCGCGTGCAGCGCCTGCAGGAGATGCGCTCGGCCCATGCGGCGCGGCGCGATGTGCAGGGCAAGGTGCGGCTGGACATCGACACCGGCGGCGCCAGCGGCAAGATCGTCGCGGAGCTTGAGAACGTCTCCAAGAGCTATGGCGAGCGCAGCATCGTGCGCGACTTCACGGCCACCATCCTGCGCGGCGACAAGGTCGGCCTGGTCGGCTCCAATGGCGCCGGCAAGACCACCTTGCTGAAGATGATCCTCGGTGAGCTGCAGCCCGATAGCGGCGAGGTGCGCCAGGGCAGCAAGATGACGGTGGCCTATTTCGACCAGATGCGCGACACCCTGAAGCTGGACGCGACCCTGGCCGACACCATCAGCCCCGGCAGCGAATGGATCGAGATCGGCACCCAGAAGAAGCATGTCAAGAGCTATCTGGGCGATTTCCTGTTCTCGCCGGCGCGCGCCAATTCGCCGGTCTCCAGCCTCTCCGGCGGCGAGCGCAACCGCCTGCTGCTGGCGCGCCTGTTCGCGCGGCCGGCCAATGTGCTGGTGCTGGACGAGCCGACCAACGACCTGGACATCGAGACCCTGGAGCTGCTGGAGGAACTGCTGGCCGACTACGACGGTACGGTGTTCCTGGTCAGCCATGACCGGCGCTTCCTCGACAACGTGGTCACCAGCACCATCGTCAACGAGGGCGACGGCCGCTGGCGCGAATACGAGGGCGGCATCGAGGACTGGTTGATCCAGTCCAAGCGCGCCGCGGCCATCCAGGAGAAGGCGCGTCAGGCGGCCCCGGCACCGACTCCTGCGCCCGCCCCCGCCCCGGCGCCGGCTCCCGTGGTCGCCAGCATGAAGAAAAAGCTCAGCTACAAGGAGCAGCGCGAGCTGGACGAGCTGCCCGGCCGCATGGCGGCGCTGGAGGCCGAGCAGACCCAGCTCAATGCGCTCCTGAACGGCACCGAGCTCTACACCCAGGGCGCGGCCCGCATCGCCGAGGTGACCGAGCGCGCCGGCGTGATCGAGGCCGAACTGCTGGAGCTACTGGAGCGCTGGGAGCTGCTGGAGGCAAAGTAAGAAGGCAAATAAACCGGCGCGCCGGCGCCGGCTGAACAACAATGGGCCGGTCTCCACCCCGCGAGCCCCCATGAGCCAGGAATCCGCCGAGCAGATGCGTGCCGAGAGGCAGCATCAGATGTTCTTTGACCTGAAGCCGGCCGAGATCGCGCGCATCGCGCGTTTCGGCACGCCGCAGACCTGGCCGCGCGGCGAGCTGCTGCTGCGCGCCGGCGAGCGCGGGCCCGGCATGATGGTGATCCTGGCGGGCCGGGTGCGCATCAGCCAGCGCAACGGCCTGGGCCAGGTGCTGCCGATCATCGAGCATGGGCCGGGCCAGTTCCTCGGCGAGGTGGGGCAGCTGTCCGGCGCCGCCGCGATGGTCGATGCCGAGGCGCTGGAGGATGTCGAGGCCCTCCTGATCACGTCCGAGCAGCTGCGCGCGCTGATCATCGGCGAGGCCGACCTGGGCGAGCGCATCACCCGCGCGCTGATCCTGCGCCGCGTCGGCCTGATCGAGGCCGGCGCCAGCGGTCCGGTGCTGATCGGCCGGCCCGATGCGCCCCAGGTGCTGCGCCTGCAGGCCTTCCTGCGCCGCAACGGTCAGCCGCACCAGCAGATGCAGGCCGGCGCCTGCGCCTGCACCGCGACTCTCTTGGATCAGTACGGCGCGGCGCCCGAGGACGTGACCGTGATCTGCCCCAACGGCGCGGTGCTGGTGAACCCGAGCGAGGGCCAGCTGGCGCGCTGCATCGGCATGCTGGATGCGCGCGAGCGCGAAGAGCTGTTCGACCTGATCATCGTCGGCGCCGGCCCGGCCGGGCTGGCGGCGGCGGTCTATGCGGCCTCCGAGGGGCTGAGCGTGGTGGTGCTGGACTGCCGGCATTTCGGCGGCCAGGCCGGCGCCAGCGCCCGCATCGAGAACTACCTGGGCTTCCCGACCGGCATTTCCGGCATGGCGCTGGCCGGCCGCGCCTTCGTGCAGGCGCAGAAGTTCGGCGCCGAGGTGATGATCCCGGTGGAGGTGCGCTCGCT
This genomic stretch from Roseateles sp. DAIF2 harbors:
- a CDS encoding N-acetyltransferase, whose product is MSVQLVEITRDNLDELMKLDAGDGGRQVASNMKSMAQAAVYAEAWPRGIAVEGRLVGFLMLYDPSLTPTPEEPEFALWRLMIDQREQGRGHGAAAVRALIEHVRGRPGAEALYLSYVQDSAKAAAAERFYRSLGFAPTGEIDDGEVVMRLSLSAQSAAAP
- the glyA gene encoding serine hydroxymethyltransferase, producing the protein MSGWPAGPSIKTRPQRPPTTMPQLSPRPWLAPAIDRHVQGIAAEAAALDAAGLDGELHRLVLENHRIHDQDGLNLNPASNVMNPRAEALLAAGLGTRASLGYPGDKYEMGLEAIERIEVLAAELAARVFGARHAEVRVGSGALANLYVFMACCRPGDTIIAPPAEIGGHVTHHAAGAAGLYGLRTVPAPVHADGYSIDVAALARLAREVKPKLITLGGSLNLFAHPVAQVREIADAVGARLMFDAAHLSGMIAGGTWANPLAQGAQVMTMSTYKSLGGPPGGLIVGNDAELAERLEAIAYPGLTANFDAGKTAALALGLLDWVEHGAAYGRAMQLTARALAADLAGLGLPVFARERGGTESHQLAIEAAPWGGGQAAARRLARARLLACGIGLPLARVPAIEGEVNGLRLGVPEIVRLGFGPAEMPELAALIKEALSSDEAAAALASPVTALRRRTVRGPLRFVRTD
- a CDS encoding LysR substrate-binding domain-containing protein, which produces MAVQPPSPRLPPFLALRAFEAAARHQSFARAAEELCVTPAAIAAQVKSLEAWLGRPLFERRSQGLHLLPQAAEALPPLAIALDQLGQAVQGLRSRAGAARLHIAALPALAQLWIAPLLPALRRELPALELSLSALEAPPNFNREAYDLALFYAPRLPTRGCQRLVLARDALLPVCSPALLGPGGAAPALAEAVLLHDSVWAQDWARWLKAAGRGDVAAHAGPRFSLYSVALQAALAGQGVLMGRERLVAPLLAEGRLVAPWPQRLPLPESIDLLLPQPRAAHEPTLALVCALQRLGGAGSCEDGPPLPQ
- a CDS encoding S-(hydroxymethyl)glutathione dehydrogenase/class III alcohol dehydrogenase → MKTRAAVAWKAGAPLTIEEVQLDGPRAGEVLVEVKATGICHTDYYTLSGADPEGIFPAILGHEGAGVVLEVGEGVTWLKPGDHVIPLYTPECRQCKFCLSRKTNLCQAIRSTQGKGLMPDGSARFSIDGKPIFHYMGTSTFANHIVVPGIALAKIREDAPFDKVCYIGCGVTTGVGAVLFTAKVEAGANVVVFGLGGIGLNVIQGAKMVGADKIIGVDLNPKREALARQFGMTHFVNPKEVPNLVDHIVQLTDGGADYSFECIGNTQVMRDALECTHKGWGRSIIIGVAEAGAEISTRPFQLVTGRKWEGSAFGGARGRTDVPKIVDWYMDGKLNIDALITHKLKLEQINEGFELMKRGDSIRSVVEF
- the fghA gene encoding S-formylglutathione hydrolase, whose amino-acid sequence is MSLELLSEHGSFGGVQRFYKHASAEIGLPMRFALYLPPEPKALLVYLAGLTCTEETFTMKAGAQALAAELGLALLMPDTSPRGANAPGESEAWDFGVGAGFYLDATREPWARHWRMESYLLRELLPQVQREFRLDPARCGIFGHSMGGHGALTLALRHPGRFASVSAFAPIAAPTRCPWGHKAFTGYLGEDQEAWAAHDASALMAARKTAPYPGGILIDQGLADKFLAEQLHPEAFEAACAQAGQALTLRRHPGYDHGYYFIASFVDDHLRHHAAQLLQA
- a CDS encoding metallophosphoesterase, which translates into the protein MRIALLSDIHGNLPALEAVVADIRRRGADLIVNLGDSLSGPLLARETAQYLMAEGWPTLAGNHERQILEITPERPGGASDAHARAQLGAAELAWLGSLPGTLRLNDEVFLCHGTPRSDLEYFLESVAAPGVRVAEAAEVAERLAGETAAVVACGHTHVPRALRSAAGQLLLNPGSVGLQAYDDDQPRFHRVETGSTDARYALLERDAAGRWGCALHALPYDFRAMAALARRNGRPDWERALLSGYMPR
- a CDS encoding MarR family winged helix-turn-helix transcriptional regulator — protein: MRKPVDNVNHLPDRVKGRAPPARDEDDVLELVHIVMHQYRSQQYQALRDGPHDITHMESKVLGYFDRHPGATQSQLAGDTGRDKAQLARLIKGLRERGLLDGEPDPDDRRNVRLQATEAGRAVLGHLRQQARRLSAKAVAGLPAAEREQLLALLRRVRANLDKPEG
- a CDS encoding siderophore-interacting protein, which gives rise to MASEERPENQTGGSRVQRVRHEIKRRELQVKRVAALSPHLRAITLTGEDLPGFHSPSFDDHIKLFFAPAAEGEEGQRRDYTPRHYDPVANELTLEFALHGDGPAAGWAAAAQPGSRLTIAGPRGSFIIPTDYDWHLLVGDETALPAISRRLEELPAGARVIVVLNLPDPADRRALASAAALELHWVASDAELLEAVRALPLPGGEGYAWCAGEAGAMAALRKLLVEEKGHDRHAIRAAAYWKRGAIAHHENLEDPS
- a CDS encoding class I SAM-dependent methyltransferase, with translation MRYLPLNDELYNYVLAHSLREHPAQAGLREATRAHRYAGMQIAPEQGALMALLVQLIGARRAIEIGVFTGYSALAVALALPQDGHLLACDISEEYTAIGRPFWAEAGVADKIELRLAPALQTLDAALAAGAAGSYDFAFIDADKVGYDGYYERCLALLRPGGLIAVDNTLWGGAVARPAESADTRALQAFNSKLHADARVDMVLLPFSDGLSLARKR
- a CDS encoding SGNH/GDSL hydrolase family protein, whose translation is MKTPSTTHACARLLGGLLLATAALQAQAYSNLVVFGDSLSDSGNNAVLVPPDPNRVLAGNRDFSTSPYFGSGTYSNGQVWTQYLAPRLGLSATPSLRGGSNYAFGGSETSKPGPHNPGNGLPNGFPYALNTQLGMFLGNTGGVADPNALYVVASGGNNVRASMDAVLGGADAATEGAKLAGDYARDIGQIVDGLQAAGARRIIVWNTPNFGHTPLARSYGAGAAGLATSFSQMMNSALASRLAGEGVQTFDIYGLLNQIVDQGPASGFSNLVDACGAPTLGCNPATSLYYDSIHPTTLAHAKLADAMYALAVPEPASVALWALGLGGLALYRRRVTARA
- a CDS encoding ATP-binding cassette domain-containing protein, which gives rise to MAVLSLTNAHLAFGHVPLLDGANFALETGERVGLIGRNGTGKSSLLKILAGIEKLDDGLLQLQQGLTTVYVPQEPLLRPEATIFEVVSEGVAEAKSLRERYERHDENDDLAWVQERIEQIGAWNWEQRVDETLHRLGLDGERVVGALSGGLKKRVALARALVAQPDVLLLDEPTNHLDLDAIRWLEELLNSFKGSLLLITHDRAFLDNVANRIVELDRGQLRGYPGNFAAFQAAKAYELENEALANARFDKLLAQEEVWIRKGVEARRTRSVARVQRLQEMRSAHAARRDVQGKVRLDIDTGGASGKIVAELENVSKSYGERSIVRDFTATILRGDKVGLVGSNGAGKTTLLKMILGELQPDSGEVRQGSKMTVAYFDQMRDTLKLDATLADTISPGSEWIEIGTQKKHVKSYLGDFLFSPARANSPVSSLSGGERNRLLLARLFARPANVLVLDEPTNDLDIETLELLEELLADYDGTVFLVSHDRRFLDNVVTSTIVNEGDGRWREYEGGIEDWLIQSKRAAAIQEKARQAAPAPTPAPAPAPAPAPVVASMKKKLSYKEQRELDELPGRMAALEAEQTQLNALLNGTELYTQGAARIAEVTERAGVIEAELLELLERWELLEAK